A single region of the Vidua macroura isolate BioBank_ID:100142 chromosome 12, ASM2450914v1, whole genome shotgun sequence genome encodes:
- the CSPG4 gene encoding chondroitin sulfate proteoglycan 4 has translation MGARGGIATALLLLLLLLAGHPQPLSAGPPAGASFFGDSFVEMPLADASRTVRLHLQLFTTQGNGLLFLAAGQPDHLLLQLQAGRLQARLQLGLEEVTLQSPAGLHLDNLAVHDVELLVEDGRMTLTIDGLFNSSTDIAGPARELDIQHGLYAGGTGRLDLPYLAEASPPFRGCLHLVTFNGLDVLSHLSADGSSKTFHHVQEGCSTQFSAEPEDPFGFPGPHSYVAFPTWDARQEATIEFVITTSITQAPLIYHAGLENDFFYLEISNGRLRGFVEKGNGVIVLHNNVFISDEQQHYVKVHTDIHKFEILIDYYASSTSNRGINNYLDLQGNLFIGGMDEKALQRLREHHLSFISLWTMTNHSFVGCLEDLRINLQRRSLQDAVITKDITAGCGKQDHYWDYEEVYEQDEASTSPPPNGFSGAPGLVVEPCRPDSSFPPAFANISRLLHVSPLIVSEGGMAYLEWKHAQPTVDLSLANIRQSQILFSITSDPRHGQLELDIPGSRSRRKFTLLDIVNRKVRYIHDGSEGPMDQLMLEVTVTTQQGVPECLRQGQVYLLPVMINPVNDAPQVIFPRGSHMTILKHTRKHLTTDILQVLDDDSSCDDLEFQLHGQQMEEGYVELDFHPGVPIEEFSCRDLEAGNVVYVHQGGTNLQLTLQVSDGTIPSPIATLRILAIDPDIRLLNNTGLSLSQGGAARITTANLSVETNAVEQRVSILYVLTEPLKYGEVQKQGSMGGEWKKVESFHQQDLEQGRIQYFSTDPEHRLEDSVEEVRFKVQVGQKLLPNNTFLIRIKRATIKMRTMAPLQMKNKRHRNITSKELEAMLEDPNSAPVPFHYMIIQAPKKGNLELLGNRLTEGFGFTEEDLQGNHLSYSVTIRNSQQAEDFFQFRVHAGEQHSPVYTYRISIGGDPDAPNLTNVLLTVLEGGQAVISKDHLFVQSVNSMDYIYEVIEGPAHGRLAWAASHGWASREEITEFTNDDILQRRLLYQHDDSETLEDDIPFVAIRQGEGSAESEAEEVRGVFRVSIQPVNDHSPVRAVNRVFNVVRNGQHLLTTDHIAFTDKDSGFSDAQLVLTRKDILFGSIVSVDDRSHQVYRFTQDDLRKKKILFVHSGADRGWIQLQVSDGLHQTTALLEVQASEPYIKIVNNTGLVIHQGTQGSIDSSVLSLETNMDIRSDEEIRFLVTTPPRWGTVLRGEQPVMAFSLRDLLAGEISYHHNGSRNTRDELQFTVEANEVAVEDTLAISVFLDTHPSPLSIVNHKEIYVFQGEAAGIKEEDLMVTHEEIPSQDIVYLVSSPPASGFLAMLHQSQDVNEQPSLDPIQSFTQEDINSGRVLYLHSKPNEERDQFVLDITARSADPLEGVVVSLVVLPITVPLDVHNITVPGGGSAAISSSILRIPNAYYPALGVEFRVLEPPRFGTLLSSQRPEQGGLHSFTWSEVENQQIQYRQDGRRSLTDSFTILANASEVSRQSHPQTLFITILPRSTKAPRLKVNAGLQLREGATAVLSPHVLSAEDEDSPAEEVTYSIQPPANGKVVLRSAPGAELQRFTQAQIDNGLILFVHQGPLDGGFAFDLWDGENLSPGHFFLIRAQREPVISLARKQSLTVCPGALEPITSQNLQAVSNSPTSSTTLYYSIEQAPRLGRLTTSQGEEIRNFTQAQVDSKLVFYQHEMPGKPFWLAQDAIRFRVVTPTTISDSFILLILISFEENCPQRLTQLWKNEGLQLTRAQQAEIDTSVLDASNLLSQILVPERAGYDVVFLVTEPPARGQLLVAGVPLQQSRPFFLQSDLAARRLVYAHGGDSASKDHFSFKAWLQPQEQRSVRPPQDGVVISEAFNVTVTSSTASPRVVKRQEVLRVPQGSVVTLSQEYLDVADPLVAPQEMVYSVLQRPLAGHVASAHNPQEPVSRFTQADVNAGRVVFVATGSRAPGSLALRLSSGHHPPIQTSLEVEVLPALSTTASPALLEVPQDLNRAPVSQHHLLGAAPRGAGNVLYRITRDPRFGQVQVNQKPSRGFSQKQLDRGEVTFTFSDLRSPEDDFQFVAISRAGNRSGVVNVTVRAAVKTRAGSLWPRGSTALLDTGVLDASELANRTKSVPVFKVRRAPRASRLVRVPRDPGQPTSPIDTFSQSELEQGLVGLEVLDAGDTQQPLQRDSFVFELAAAGVPPALASLEYGIEPYNASKSYGVTLLTVPLAPSPPVPRGTARSSPSASELGMSPTPGLAPSATTSPSPGAGGTFLGFIEANMFSIIIPICLIFLLLALILPLLFYLHKRNKTGKHHVQGTPTSKAKNGAVPDHETFRRTDPSQSIPLTTVTTLEGKGTGPPPPGTGSGAPPDPELLQYCRTSNPPLKNNQYWV, from the exons cCTCTTTCTTTGGGGACAGCTTCGTGGAGATGCCTCTGGCGGATGCCTCGCGCACGGTGCGGCTCCACCTGCAGCTGTTCACTACCCAGGGGAATGGGCTGCTCTTCCTGGCTGCCGGCCAGCCCGaccacctcctgctccagctgcaagCCGGCCGCCTGCAG gccaggctgcagctgggcttgGAGGAGGTGACGTTGCAgtccccagcagggctgcatcTCGATAACCTGGCAGTGCAcgacgtggagctgctggtggaagATGGCAGGATGACGCTGACCATCGATGGCCTCTTCAACAGCTCCACAGACATCGCAGGGCCAGCAAGGGAGCTGGACATCCAGCATGGCCTCTATGCCGGCGGGACAGGCAGGCTGGACCTGCCCTACCTTGCTGAGGCCAGCCCTCCCTTCAGGGGTTGCCTTCACCTGGTGACATTCAATGGCCTGGATGTCCTCTCCCATCTGTCTGCTGATGGCAGCTCCAAGACCTTCCACCATGTCCAGGAAGGGTGCAGCACACAGTTCTCTGCAGAGCCTGAGGACCCATTCGGGTTCCCGGGGCCACACTCGTACGTTGCTTTTCCCACATGGGACGCAAGGCAGGAAGCAACCATCGAGTTTGTGATAACGACGAGCATCACCCAGGCACCCCTCATCTACCACGCAGGGCTGGAGAATGACTTCTTCTACCTGGAGATCTCCAACGGGCGCCTGCGGGGGTTTGTGGAGAAGGGGAACGGCGTCATCGTCCTGCACAACAACGTCTTCATCAGCGACGAGCAGCAGCACTACGTCAAAGTCCACACAGACATCCACAAGTTTGAGATACTGATTGATTACTATGCTTCATCCACATCCAACCGGGGCATCAACAACTACCTGGACCTCCAGGGAAACCTCTTCATTGGAGGTATGGATGAAAAAGCTCTGCAAAGGCTGAGGGAGCACCATCTTTCTTTCATCTCGTTGTGGACCATGACCAACCACTCGTTTGTTGGCTGCTTGGAGGACCTCCGGATAAACCTGCAGAGGAGGAGCCTGCAGGATGCTGTGATCACAAAGGACATTACAgcaggctgtgggaagcaggacCACTACTGGGACTATGAGGAGGTGTATGAGCAGGATGAGGCGTCTACTTCTCCACCTCCGAATGGCTTTTCCGGAGCACCGGGCCTGGTGGTGGAACCGTGCCGGCCCGACAGCAGCTTCCCACCCGCCTTTGCCAACATCAGCCGGCTGCTGCACGTCAGCCCCCTCATCGTCTCTGAAGGGGGCATGGCCTACCTGGAGTGGAAACACGCCCAGCCTACGGTAGACTTGAGCCTGGCCAACATCCGTCAGTCCCAAATCCTCTTCAGCATCACCAGTGACCCCAGGCATGGCCAACTGGAGCTGGACATTCCCGGGTCCAGGAGCAGAAGGAAGTTCACCTTGTTAGACATTGTGAATCGGAAAGTCAGGTATATCCACGACGGCTCCGAAGGGCCCATGGACCAGCTGATGCTGGAGGTGACAGTGACCACCCAGCAAGGGGTCCCAGAGTGCCTGCGGCAGGGGCAGGTGTACCTGCTGCCCGTCATGATCAACCCTGTCAACGATGCCCCACAGGTGATCTTTCCCCGTGGGAGCCACATGACAATCCTGAAGCACACACGGAAACACCTGACCACCGACATCCTGCAGGTCCTGGATGATGACTCGTCCTGCGATGACCTCGAATTCCAGCTGCACGGTCAGCAGATGGAGGAGGGTTATGTGGAGCTAGACTTCCACCCTGGAGTGCCCATTGAAGAGTTCTCCTGCAGGGACCTGGAAGCTGGCAACGTGGTCTATGTGCACCAGGGTGGGACAAACTTACAGCTCACCTTGCAGGTGAGTGATGGCACCATCCCGAGCCCCATTGCCACCCTGAGGATCCTGGCCATTGATCCTGACATCCGCCTGCTCAATAACACCGGCCTCTCCCTCTCCCAAGGCGGGGCCGCGCGCATCACCACAGCCAACCTGTCCGTGGAGACGAACGCCGTGGAACAACGGGTCTCCATCCTCTACGTCCTCACGGAGCCTCTGAAGTATGGTGAGGTCCAGAAGCAAGGGAGCATGGGAGGGGAATGGAAAAAAGTTGAGTCCTTCCACCAACAAGACCTGGAGCAAGGGCGCATCCAGTATTTTAGCACAGACCCGGAGCACCGTCTGGAAGACAGCGTGGAGGAGGTGAGATTCAAAGTCCAGGTGGGGCAGAAGCTCTTGCCAAACAACACCTTCCTCATAAGGATTAAAAGAGCCACCATTAAGATGAGGACCATGGCTCCCCTCCAGATGAAGAATAAGCGGCACAGAAATATCACCAGCAAGGAGCTGGAGGCAATGCTGGAAGATCCAAACTCCGCCCCAGTTCCCTTCCACTACATGATCATCCAGGCGCCCAAAAAGGGAAACCTGGAGCTGCTTGGCAACAGGCTGACTGAAGGCTTTGGATTTACTGAAGAGGACCTGCAGGGCAACCACCTGAGCTACAGCGTGACCATCAGGAACTCCCAGCAAGCTGAGGACTTCTTCCAGTTCCGCGTCCACGCTGGTGAGCAGCACTCGCCCGTCTATACCTACAGAATCAGCATTGGTGGGGACCCCGATGCACCAAATTTGACCAACGTGCTCCTGACCGTGCTGGAAGGCGGGCAGGCCGTCATCTCCAAGGATCACTTGTTTGTGCAGAGCGTGAACAGCATGGACTACATCTATGAGGTGATTGAGGGGCCAGCGCACGGCAGGCTGGCCTGGGCTGCGTCCCACGGCTGGGCCTCCAGAGAGGAGATCACGGAGTTCACCAACGACGACATCCTCCAGCGCCGGTTGCTGTACCAGCACGATGACTCCGAGACACTGGAGGATGACATCCCCTTCGTAGCCATCAGGCAGGGTGAGGGCAGCGCCGAGTCTGAGGCCGAGGAGGTGAGGGGCGTTTTCAGGGTCTCCATCCAACCCGTCAATGACCACAGCCCTGTGCGGGCAGTGAACCGAGTCTTCAACGTGGTGCGCAACGGGCAGCACCTGCTGACCACTGACCACATTGCCTTCACTGACAAGGACTCCGGCTTCTCCGACGCGCAGCTGGTGCTGACCAGGAAGGACATCTTATTTGGCAGCATTGTGTCTGTCGATGACAGAAGCCACCAGGTCTATCGATTCACGCAGGATGActtgaggaagaagaagatcCTCTTCGTCCATTCCGGGGCCGACCGGGGCTGGATCCAGCTGCAGGTCTCGGATGGCCTCCACCAAACCACAGCCCTCCTGGAAGTGCAGGCATCAGAGCCCTACATCAAAATAGTCAACAACACTGGTCTGGTCATCCACCAGGGCACCCAAGGGAGCATTGACTCCTCTGTCCTCAGCCTGGAGACCAACATGGACATCAGGTCAGATGAAGAGATACGGTTCCTAGTAACCACCCCGCCAAGGTGGGGGACCGTGCTGAGAGGGGAGCAGCCGGTCATGGCCTTCTCCCTGAGGGACCTGCTGGCAGGAGAGATCTCCTACCACCACAACGGGAGCAGGAACACCCGGGATGAGCTCCAGTTCACTGTAGAAGCAAACGAGGTGGCAGTAGAGGACACACTGGCCATCAGCGTGTTCTTGGACACCCATCCCAGCCCCCTGAGCATAGTCAACCACAAGGAGATCTATGTTTTCCAGGGGGAAGCGGCTGGCATCAAGGAGGAGGACTTAATG GTGACCCACGAAGAGATACCTTCCCAAGACATAGTCTACCTGGTGAGCAGCCCCCCAGCCTCCGGCTTCCTGGCAATGCTTCACCAGAGCCAGGACGTGAATGAGCAGCCCAGCCTGGACCCCATCCAGTCCTTCACCCAGGAGGACATCAACAGTGGCAGAGTCCTCTACCTCCACTCCAAGCCCAACGAGGAGCGTGACCAGTTTGTCCTGGACATCACCGCCCGCAGTGCAGACCCTCTGGAGGGGGTGGTGGTCAGCCTGGTTGTGCTGCCCATCACCGTCCCCTTGGATGTCCACAACATCACGGTGCCAGGAGGTGGCTCTGCCGCTATCTCCTCGAGCATCCTCCGCATTCCCAACGCCTACTACCCAGCTCTCGGCGTGGAGTTCAGGGTGCTCGAGCCCCCCCGGTTTGGCACCCTCCTGAGCAGCCAGCGgcccgagcagggcgggctgCACAGCTTCACCTGGAGTGAG GTGGAGAACCAGCAGATCCAGTACAGGCAGGATGGTCGCCGATCCCTCACAGACAGCTTCACCATCCTGGCCAACGCCTCCGAGGTATCCCGACAGAGCCATCCCCAGACTCTCTTCATCACCATCCTGCCCCGCAGCACCAAGGCGCCGCGGCTGAAGGTCAACGCCGGTTTGCAG CTGCGGGAAGGTGCCACGGCTGTCCTCAGCCCCCACGTCCTGAGTGCCGAGGATGAGGACTCCCCAGCAGAAGAGGTGACCTATTCCATCCAGCCCCCGGCCAACGGGAAGGTCGTGCTGAGGTCAGCGCCCGGCGCTGAGCTCCAGAGGTTCACTCAGGCCCAGATAGACAACGGCCTCATCCTCTTCGTGCACCAAG GACCCCTGGACGGCGGCTTCGCCTTCGACCTGTGGGATGGTGAGAACCTATCTCCTGGGCACTTCTTCCTCATCAGGGCCCAGAGAGAGCCCGTCATCAGCCTGGCCAGGAAGCAGAGCCTCactgtgtgcccag GTGCCCTGGAGCCCATCACCAGCCAGAACCTGCAGGCAGTGAGCAATAGCCCCACCAGCTCCACCACTCTGTACTACAGCATCGAGCAAGCCCCTCGCCTGGGCAGGCTGACCACCTCACAGGGGGAGGAAATCAGGAACTTCACCCAAGCCCAG gtgGACAGCAAGCTCGTTTTCTACCAGCACGAGATGCCAGGCAAGCCCTTCTGGCTGGCCCAAGATGCCATCCGCTTCCGTGTGGTCACTCCCACGACCATCTCAGATTCtttcatcctcctcatcctgaTCTCCTTCGAGGAAAATTGTCCCCAGCGCTTGACTCAGCTTTGGAAAAATGAAG GTCTGCAGCTCACAAGGGCTCAGCAGGCTGAGATTGACACCTCGGTGTTGGATGCCTCCAACCTCCTGAGCCAAATCCTTGTCCCTGAGAGGGCTGGATATGATGTTGTCTTCCTGGTGACGGAGCCACCAGCTCGTGGACAGCTCTTGGTGGCCGGTGTGCCTCTGCAGCAGTCACGGCCATTTTTCCTGCAGTCAGACCTGGCAGCGAGGCGTTTGGTGTACGCCCACGGTGGGGACAGCGCCTCCAAAGACCACTTCAGTTTCAAGGCTTGGCTTCAGCCCCAGGAACAGCGGTCTGTCCGTCCTCCGCAGGATGGGGTGGTGATCTCCGAAGCATTCAACGTAACAGTGACCAGCAGCACCGCGTCACCGCGGGTGGTGAAGCGGCAAGAAGTGCTGCGGGTCCCACAGGGCTCCGTGGTCACCTTGTCACAGGAGTACCTGGATGTGGCAGACCCACTGGTGGCCCCGCAGGAGATGGTGTACAGCGTCCTCCAGAGACCCCTCGCTGGCCACGTGGCCAGCGCACACAACCCACAGGAGCCCGTCAGCCGCTTCACCCAAGCGGATGTCAATGCTGGCCGCGTGGTGTTTGTTGCCACAGGGAGCCGTGCCCCAGGCTCCTTAGCCCTGAGGCTCTCCAGTGGCCACCACCCACCCATCCAGACCTCACTGGAGGTCGAGGTGCTGCCTGCCCTGAGCACCACTGCCAGCCCAGCGCTGCTGGAGGTGCCCCAAGACCTGAACAGGGCCCCTGTGTCCCAGCATCACCTGCTGGGTGCCGCACCACGAGGGGCAGGTAACGTCCTGTACAGGATCACCAGGGACCCCAGGTTTGGACAGGTGCAAGTCAACCAAAAGCCATCACGGGGCTTCTCACAGAAGCAGCTGGATCGCGGGGAGGTGACGTTCACCTTCAGTGACCTCAGGTCGCCCGAGGATGACTTCCAGTTCGTTGCCATTTCGCGGGCAGGAAACAGGAGCGGGGTGGTGAACGTGACCGTCCGTGCTGCGGTGAAGACCCGAGCGGGCAGCCTGTGGCCCCgaggcagcacagccctcctGGACACCGGTGTCCTCGATGCCAGTGAGCTGGCCAACCGCACCAAGAGCGTCCCGGTCTTCAAGGTCCGCAGGGCGCCCCGTGCCAGCCGTCTTGTGAGGGTACCCAGGGATCCAGGCCAGCCCACCTCCCCGATCGACACCTTCAGCCAGAGCGAGCTGGAGCAAgggctggtggggctggaggtgctggatgctggggacacccagcaacccctgcagagggacagctTTGTCTTCGAGCTGGCGGCTGCCGGCGTGCCACCGGCGCTGGCATCCCTGGAGTACGGCATCGAGCCCTACAATGCCTCAAAGTCCTACGGTGTCACCCTGCTGACGGTCCCGCTGGCACCCTCACCCCCAGTGCCCCGTGGCACGGCGCGgagcagccccagtgccagcgAGCTGGGCATGTCCCCCACTCCCGGGCTggcccccagtgccaccaccagccccagccctggggcgGGGGGCACCTTCCTCGGCTTCATCGAGGCCAACATGTTCAGCATCATCATCCCCATTTgcctcatcttcctcctgctggctctCATCTTGCCCCTCCTCTTCTACCTGCACAAGCGCAACAAGACGGGGAAGCACCACGTCCAGGGCACTCCCACCTCCAAGGCCAAGAACGGGGCCGTGCCAGACCACGAGACCTTCCGGAGGACAGACCCCAGCCAAAGCATCCCCCTAACGACTGTCACCACCCTGGAGGGCAAGGGCACGGGCCCCCCGCCCCCGGGCACGGGCTCTGGGGCACCTCCAGACCCCGAGCTCCTCCAGTACTGCCGGACTTCCAACCCCCCGCTGAAAAACAACCAGTACTGGGTGTGA